From Sinorhizobium sp. B11:
GCTGCCTATTCGATTGCTGCCCTCGCCAATATCGAGAACCTGACCTACACCGGGTCGGCGGCCTTCACCGGCACCGGCAATGCTGCGGCGAATGTGATCACCGGGGGTGTCGGCAACGACACGCTGAACGGCGGAGCAGGCGCCGACACGCTTATCGGCGGAGCCGGTGACGACACCTATATCGTGGATGTCGCGGGTGACGTGGTCACCGAGGCTGCAAATGCAGGCACCGACACGGTGAAGACCGGGCTTTCTGCCTATACGCTTGCCGACAATGTCGAGAACCTGACCTATACGGGCACAGTGGCCTTCACCGGAACGGGCAACGATCTTGCCAACACGATCAGGGGTGCGGCAGGTGCCGACACGCTGGACGGCAAGGCGGGCGCCGATACGCTGATTGGTGGTGCGGGCAACGACACCTACATCGTGGATGTCGCCGGTGACGTCGTGACCGAAGCCGCCAACGAAGGCACGGATCTGGTCAAGACGGCGCTTGCTGCCTATGCGCTGACCAACATTGCCAATGTCGAGAACCTGACCTTCACCGGCAGCGGCAATTTTGCCGGGACCGGCAATGCCTTGGCCAACACGATCACCGGCGGTGCCGGCAACGACGTGCTGGACGGTGGGGCGGGAGCCGACACGCTGATTGGTGGCGTCGGCGATGACACCTATATAGTGGATGTCGTGGGCGACGTGGTCACGGAAGCAGCAGGTGCGGGCACGGACGAGATCCGGACGTCGCTTGCTGCCTATTCGATTGCTGCCCTCGCCAATATCGAGAACCTGACCTACACCGGGTCGGCGGCCTTCACCGGCACCGGCAATGCTGCGGCGAACGTGATCACTGGCGGTGTCGGCAACGACACGCTGAACGGCGGAGCCGGTGCGGATACGCTGATCGGCGGCGCCGGTAACGACACCTACATCGTTGACAATGCCGGTGACGTCGTCACCGAAAGTGTCGATGCGGGGATCGATACGGTCAAGGCTGGGTCGGCGGCCTATACGCTTGCCGACAATGTCGAGAACCTGACCTATACGGGCACAGTGGCCTTCACCGGAACGGGCAACGATCTTGCCAACACGATCACCGGAGGGGCTGCGGCCGACCGGCTGTCGGGTGGCGACGGTGACGACACGCTGAACGGCGGAGCCGGTGCGGATACGCTGATCGGCGGCGCCGGCAACGACACCTACATCGTGGATGTCGCGGGTGACGTGGTGACTGAAGATGCGGACGCTGGAATCGACACGGTCAGGACCGCGCTTTCTGCCTATACGCTTGCCGACAATGTCGAGAACCTGACCTATACGGGCACGGTTGCCTTTGCCGGAACGGGCAACAGCCTTGCCAACACGATCAGGGGCGCGGCAGGCGCCGATACGCTGGACGGCAAGGCGGGCGCCGATACGCTGATTGGTGGTGCGGGCAACGACACCTACATCGTGGATGTCGCCGGTGACGTCGTGACCGAAGCCGCCAACGAAGGCACGGATCTGGTCAAGACGGCGCTTGCTGCCTATGCGCTGACCAACATTGCCAATGTCGAGAACCTGACCTTTACCGGCAGCGGCAATTTTGCCGGGACCGGCAATGCCTTGGCCAACACGATCACCGGCGGGGCCGGCAACGACGTGCTGGACGGTGGGGCGGGAGCCGACACGCTGGTCGGCGGAGCCGGTAATGACACCTATATCGTGGATGTCGCAAGCGACGTGGTCACGGAGGCAGCAGGTGCGGGCACGGACGAGATCCGGACGTCGCTTGCTGCCTATTCGATTGCTGCCCTCGCCAATATCGAGAACCTGACCTACACCGGGTCGGCGGCCTTCACCGGCACCGGCAATGCTGCGGCGAATGTGATCACCGGGGGTGTCGGCAACGACACGCTGAACGGCGGAGCAGGCGCCGACACGCTTATCGGCGGAGCCGGTGACGACACCTATATCGTGGATGTCGCGGGTGACGTGGTCACCGAGGCTGCAAATGCAGGCACCGACACGGTGAAGACCGGGCTTTCTGCCTATACGCTTGCCGACAATGTCGAGAACCTGACCTATACGGGCACAGTGGCCTTCACCGGAACGGGCAACGATCTTGCCAACACGATCAGGGGTGCGGCAGGTGCCGACACGCTGGACGGCAAGGCGGGCGCCGATACGCTGATTGGTGGTGCGGGCAACGACACCTACATCGTGGATGTCGCCGGTGACGTCGTGACCGAAGCCGCCAACGAAGGCACGGATCTGGTCAAGACGGCGCTTGCTGCCTATGCGCTGACCAACATTGCCAATGTCGAGAACCTGACCTTCACCGGCAGCGGCAATTTTGCCGGGACCGGCAATGCCTTGGCCAACACGATCACCGGCGGTGCCGGCAACGACGTGCTGGACGGTGGGGCGGGTGCCGACACGCTGATTGGTGGCGTCGGCGATGACACCTATATAGTGGATGTCGTGGGCGACGTTGTCACGGAGGCAGCAGGTGCGGGCACCGATACGGTCAAGACCGCGCTTGCGGCCTATACGCTTGCCCGACAATATCGAGAACCTGACCTACACCGGGTCGGCAGCCTTCACCGGCACCGGCAATGCTGCGGCGAACGTGATCACCGGCGGTGCAGGCGCCGACACACTGAACGGCGGAGCAGGTGCCGACACGCTGATCGGCGGCGCCGGTAACGACACCTACATCGTTGACAATGCCGGTGACGTCGTCACCGAAAGTGTCGATGCGGGCATCGATACGGTCAAGGCTGGGTCGTCGGCCTATACGCTTGCCGACAATATCGAGAACCTGACCTACACCGGGTCGGCAGCCTTCACCGGAACAGGCAACAGCCTTGCCAACACGATCACCGGGGGAGCTGCGGCCGACCGGCTGTCGGGTGGCGACGGTGACGACACGCTCAACGGGGGAGCCGGTGAGGATACGCTGATCGGCGGCGCCGGCAACGACACCTACATCGTGGATGTCGCCGGTGACGTGGTGACTGAAGATGCAAGTGCAGGCACCGACACGGTGAAGACCGGGCTCGACCGCCTGGCACTTGTTGCCAATGTCGAAAACCTCACCTACACCGGCACCGGCGACTTTACTGGTATCGGCAATGCGCTCTCCAATACGATCACCGGGGGTGCCGGCAACGACACGCTGAATGGCGGAGACGGTAGCGATACGCTGATCGGCGGCAAGGGCAACGACTATTACATCGTCGACAGCGCCGGAGACGCCGTCATCGAAAATGCCGGTGAAGGGATCGACCAGGTGCAAACGTCCCTCGCCAACTATACGTTGGGAGAAAACATCGAAAACTTGAGCTCGGGTGCCGACGGCTGGGAAGCCTTTGTCGGAACAGGCAATGCACTCGATAATCGGATTGTGGGCAATGCCTTCGGGTCGAATACGCTGACAGGTGGCGCCGGAGACGACGTCCTTATCGGTGGAATGGCCGCGGACTTTTTCGTCTACGAGCCGAATTGGGGGCACGACACGATCATGTATTTCGAGGTGGCTGGCGGGGCACATGATACGATCAGGATCGATCACACGATCTTTGCCGACTGGGCATCGCTGCTCGCCGTATCGACCCTGTCAGGCAACGACACGATCATCACAGCCGATGCTGACAACACCATCACGCTGAAGAACGTGGCCGTGTCGAGCCTGCAGTCGGCGGATTTCCAATTTGTGTGAGCTTCGCTCGATCTCCCCGGCAGGCCCTCCAGAAGAGAGGGGCTGAAGTTCTGCCGCAGCTGAAGGGATTGGATGACGACAAGGAAGTTTACGAAACCTGGAACAAAGGTTGTCACAATCGGTTCGCGTGACGGTCGGCAAAAACGTCTCGATTGGAGTTCCCTGGGCAGCCCTGCTCCGCGCGCAAAACACGAACGTCTGTGGAGCGAGACGCACCCGGTTCCGTTGCGCGCGTCCGGCCCAGCCGTGGCCATACGCCGCTCAAGCCTGTGATAGACGCATTCCGACAAAGCTGCGAGCGGTAGTCATCGGACCGATGGTCTTCGTCGTCATCGCTACTGGGCCACTTGGGATGCTGAGCTACGCCAGCCTCGGAGCCTGGCGTCCTGGTTCTCAATATCGGCATATTCATCCACAAGCCCCTGTTGACGGTCCGGAAAACAGCCTGAAGTTCGTCGCGAGCCTGATGCTCGGCGTCTTCGGCCTCTTCCGAGTCGGAAAAGGTAACGGCGCGGAATGGCCGTGCATTCCCGCGGCGCTCTCTTCCCTCACCGTCAGGACGAAGCGAGGCGCTCGGCCAGCCACAAACAAGGGCCTTCTGCTCGCGGAAAAATATCCAGACCAATCGGAATAAAACAACAGTGCTGTTGTCTACGTTCATGAAACCGCTCTGCATGAAAAAGGAGCCCGCATGAACGTCTTTCCCCGAAAAGGATTCCTTCCGCTGGCAGCGCCGATCTTCGTGATACTGTCCGCTTCTGCCTTTGCCGACGACCCTGCATCGCATCAACATGCCACCTCCGCGGTTACGGAAGAGGCCCCGTTTCTGTCGGAAAATGACGCCGCCATGGCGAAGATGATGAACGACATGGCGGTGAGACCGACGGGCGACGTCAACAGGGATTTTGTGGAGATGATGATCCCTCATCATCAAGGGGCGATCGATATGGCGCAGACCTATCTGCGCTACGGCAGCAATGAGCAGCTCAAGCGCATTGCCCAGGAAATCATCGTCGATCAGCAGCAGGAAATTGCTGCGATGCGACTGGCTCTCGGTGATCCTCTTCCGCCTTCGGATCCGGCGCCAACTCAAATTCCCCCGCAAACTCCCGTTCCCTCCGGCGCCGGCATGTCGATGATGCCGGCTATGGATCCGAATATGAAAATGGGCAACTGAAAGGACCCTGTCATGAAGTCTAGCCTTCTCGCCCTCAGCCTTCTCGCCGGCACGATGCTGGCGCCCTCAGTGAGCTTCGCCGGCCAGGCGCCGGGCGCGGTCTCCGATCCGGATATCCCGGTCAGCAGCAGGGATCGCGTCTATGCTGCCGAACAGTTCTCCAATACGGTTTCAGTTACTGATCCATCCACAAACAAACTGCTCGGCGTCATCCGTCTCGGCGATCCGCAGCCCGGCAATCTGAGCCCGCTCTATCGGGGGCAGGTCCTGGTCCATGGCATGGGTTTTTCGCCGGACCACAAAACGCTGGCTGTCGTTTCGATCGGCTCGAATTCGGTGACTTTCATCGACACGGCCACGAATACGGTAAAGCACACCACCTATGTGGGCCGCTCGCCGCATGAGGCATTCTTTACACCCGACGGCAACGAAGTTTGGGTCACCGTTCGCGGAGAGGATTACATCTCCGTCATCGATGCGCATACTTATGAGGAGAAGATGCAGATCAAGGTGCCGGCTGGTCCGGGCATGCAGATCTTCTCGCCGGACGGCAAGTACGGTTATATCTGCTCCTCGTTCAACCCTGAAACCGTAGTCGTTTCCGTCGCCGATCACCAGATCGTCGGCCACATCAAGCAGGAAAGCCCTTTCTGCCCCAATATTGCGGCAACGCCTGATGGCAAGCAGGTCTGGTTTACCCTGAAGGATACCGGCAAGACGCAGGTCTTCAACGCCGAAGCACCCTTTGATCTCATAAAGACGCTCGATACCGGGCCGATCACCAATCACGTCAACATCGTTCACAATGCCAATGGCGACTTTGCCTATGTCTCGGTCGGCGGACTCAATCAGGTGAAGGTCTATCGCACGGATAACTTCCAACAGGTCGCGACAATTCCTGTCGGCAATCTTCCGCACGGCGTCTGGCCATCCGGCGATGGTACGCGCGTCTATGTGGGTCTCGAAAATGCCGATGCGCTTGCAGCAATCGACACACTGACAAACAAGGTCATCGCGACGATACCGATCGGCCAGGCGCCGCAGGCTGTCAACTATGTCCCCGATGCAGTCCCTGAGGGCGATGGCATGCAGAATCTCCAGCCGCTTGGCATCGCGGGCCAGGTGGCGCATCTTGCCCTGCACGCACCGAAGGCAAGCCAGGGCGAGGTTGCACCAACGAGTGTTTCTCTTTTCGACCAAGGTCTGTCACAGGTGCTGCAGGCATCCGTGACCGGCCTGCAGCCCAAGAAACCTTACATCCTCGCACTCTCCACGCGGGCTGACGGTTCTGGTGATCTTCAACCCTTGGCTTCATTCATGACAAACCCGGCTGGTTCGGCGATCGTCAATGCCGTTGGCCCCATCCGGCAGATCGTCCAGAGCAGCGAGAAGGCTGAGCGCCGCTATCTCGTCATCACTGCCTCGGGGGATAAGGGGCCAGCCGAAGTCGTCCAGGTCGAAGCGAAGTAAATCCCTCTCGCCCGCCGCCTGTGATAGGGTGGCGGGCGAAAGCTCCTGAAGGTAAGCCTCTCATGAGTGATATTTTGCAGCTTGTCGAACCGATCATACCGGCGCTCCGCCGCTATGCCCGCGGATTGTTGAAAGATGGAACGGCAGCCGACGATCTCGTTCAGGATTGCCTGGAGCGGGTCATTGCTCATTGGCATCATCGCCGAAACGACGATCCGCGCACCTGGGTATTCGCCATCCTTCATAATCTTGCCGTCAACTGGTTGAAGCAGAACGCACGCCGTGGCGAACATTTGCCCATTGAGAAGGTGGATGAAAGTGCTTTTGCCCGACAGCCGACACAGGAAGACAGCCTGATGAGCCGCGATATCCTTCAGGCGCTGGAGCTGCTTCCCGAAGAGCAGCGCAGCGTGTTGCTGCTGGTATCGGTTGAGGATCTGTCCTATTCGCAGGCAGCCGAGGTCCTGGCCATCCCGATCGGCACCGTCATGTCGCGTCTGTCGCGCGCCCGTGAGCGGCTAAGGCAGATGTTGGAGAACCCTGGGCAGGCAACACAGGGGGCAGCAGCCCATCTTCGGAGAATAAAATGAGCGTAAAACCGATCACCGAGGATGATCTCCACGGATTTGTGGACGGTGCGCTGGATGAGGCACGTGAAGCCGAGGTTTGCGCCTATCTTGAAACCCATCCTGATATCGCCGCGCGAATCGATAGTTACGGCAGGCAGCGGCTCGATTTGCGGACTGCGCTCAGCGCCGTCGCCGAAGAACCGATCCCGAGCCGGCTGAACCTCAGCCATCTGCTGGAATCGCGCAAGCCGGGCCGGCTGCCCTTGTGGCGTATGGCGGCTGCCGCGGTCGTTCTTCTCGTCGCAGGCGGTTCAGGGGGCTGGATGCTGCATGGAATGTATCGGCATCCAGGCGAAGGCATAGTGGCGCTGGCTGATGAAGCAGCCGACAGCTTCGCCACTTACGCGCCCGACAGGATAAGGCCGGTCGAGCTTCGTGCCGACAATATGGCCGAACTCGTCGACTGGGCGACGGAGCGCATGGGCCGCAAGCCGGTAGTGCCGAATCTCTCCGGATCGGGCTATCGCCTGATGGGTGGCAGGATGATCTCGACGTCGCATGGTGCCGGATTGATGCTGATGTATGACGATGATCGGGGAACGCGTCTCGTCGTGCTGACGCGGCCCATGCTCGCCGATCAGAACAAGCCCATGGCGCCGCATGCTGAGGGAAATGTTGAAGGCTGGAGCTGGGCATCCGGCGGCATGGGCTACAGCCTCGTCGGCACCCTGCCGGCCGATGTCTTGCATCCGCTCGCTGATGATATCAGGCACCAGACCGAGATGGGTGCCTGAACTCTGCAGGCCCGAAGCGTTGCGGCTTTGAGCGACATGCTTGCCAAGGATTTTAGTGCATACGAGGGCGGCGTTTTTCGCCGCCGCGTTTTCGCGGCAGTCCCATCATACCTTGTGGGACCTGCTCGTCGGCTGCCAGTGCCGCATTATGCTGGCGTAGGCGCTCGAGCGCGACGGAAGCAAGCTGGGTATAGGGAATGGCTGCCGGATCGTCGGTATGGATATCCTGGATCGCCGCGAGGACTGTCTCGGCTTGTGGGAGATGGCGAGCTGCGATGAGCGCGATACCCTCCTTATAGCGGGCCTGTACCACATGGGGTGCCTGCTCGCCGACGCGACGGAAGGTCACGACCGCATCCTCATAGAGCTTCAGCGCCAGTTGCGTATCTCCAAGGCGAAGCGCGATCGGCAGCGGCTCGGCGGTGCGCTCCAGCAGCGACTGGTAGGCAGCAAGGGCTTCGGTCAGCTTCCCCCGGTCGAAGAGCAGGTTGGCAATCCCGAATTCGGCGCCCACATGGCCCGGCGAGGATTGCAGAACCTGGGAGAAGATAATCTCGGCCCTTCCCTTTTCGCCCTTTTGATACATTTCGAGCGCCTGCTGGTAGGCATAGTTGACGCTGCGCGGATGCAGGACGCCGCCGAGATTGTGTCCGTTGCGGGTCCTGAAGAGCGTATAACTGATCCGTCGCTCGTCAGCGCCGAAGGCATACTTGTAAGCTTCGTTTCCGCGCAGGAAATCATAGAAACGGAAGCCGTCCTCGATGGCCCGGCGGATGCAATAGCCATGCAGCACCAGACCGGGAGATGGCGTCCTCCAGTTCTCGTCACGACCGGTGATATAGAAGAGGATCGTCTTTTTCGGGCGGTCGATGATGTTGGCGAGGACGCCGAGCGGCTGTTCACCGAACCAGAAGACCGGGACGTCGAGCGTGCCGCTCCTGAAGCAGTCCATCAGCATTTCGCGGGTGGAATTGATGAGCCGCTCCGTTCGCTCCGCTCCTTTGCGCTCCGTCCACCGTGTGCGCCAGAAATCGAAGAGAATGCCAAGGTCCCGATCGATGGTGTCGGGCGTCGCCATGGTGATCCGGTAGCCCTCGTCGCTATCGAGCTTGCGCAGGAAGCGACGCAGCTTCTGGCGCGTCTGACTGCTCATCTTCTGCTCCAGATAATCGTCCCAGCTCTCAGGCAAAAAGACGACCGGGCAGATCGTATTGTCGATATTGTCTTTGCTGGTCGGGGCATTATCACGAAACATGACGAGCGGCCCCTGCAGCGCCGTGATCATCTTCTCCCGGCGTTCCGCCGGCCCGCTGAAATGTTCTAGCCGAAGATGCGTCCAGTTCTGCTGTTTGAGGTAGGCCGCAAAGCCGTCAATGGCTTTTTGCTCGTAGCCGGGCATGACAAGGAGGCCGGTATAGTCGGCCGAATAATTTCCGCCCATGACGATTTCGTCATAGAAAAGCCCGCTCTGCTCATCGAGTTTGGTCAGCAACCTGAGCGGCAAAAAGGCAACATAGCGAGCATCCCGCTGCCGCTCGCGCAGCGCCAGGACAAACCAACGGCCACGGTGCGCAAGAAAGTCTTTGAGCCATGTCCAGGAGAGGAAATGTTGGGCGTCCGGATCGTCCCGATAAACCTGATCCCAGTTATCGCGTACGGCATCGAAGCCGGCTACCGTATCAATGATATCGATGCGCATGCCCCCTCCCAATACCCCATACGTAATTCGGGAGAATCCAGTCTAGTGAGAAACATCGATCTTCAAATAAACCGTCCGGGTGATTCCTTGAGACGAAATCGGATTAGCCCGAAGCGATTGTTTTCAGACAACAATATCAGAGCGCCACGATCCGCGGACTTGCGTGGATGAAGGTCCAAAGCGCCTTGCTGATATTGACGATCTCAGCAATCGATTTCTCAAGAAGCTCTATTTCCCGGTCATTCATCTGCTCGATCTTTCCGTAGCGGATTTCCTTGTCGTCCTCCACCAGGCGCATGAGTTGCGTGCTGGAAATTTCGCCCTTCTCATCGAAGGAATAGATGCAGTGATTGTATTTGTTGCGCATCTTCGATTCCTTCTTCAGGCGCGACATGGCCGAAAGAACGGCCTTGCGGTCCGCAGCCGGAGTCGAAGGAAGCTTTGCGAGACGCTCGACGAGATCGATGCGCGCGCGCGTCGTGTTGAGTGTCAGAAAGACAACCACTGCAGCTTCCTTCTCCACGTTGAGAAGATGGGCGATAATATAGATCAGCAGGCTTTCTGTATTCGTCCAAACATAGTTTAGCCGGCCAACCCTTAATAACACATCGGACATGGCCGTCATGCTGAACTCCCTCGGCTCAACGTTGATGATACATGGATTATATCAGATCATTTCGTTGAGTGCTTCGGCCATTTCTGTGTTTAGCGCTCCTTGAACGCGCGCGACATGCTATCGGCAACTGGCTTGCTCAGATATTCGAAGAAGGTACGCTCCGAGGTCTGGATCAGCACTTCGGCCGGCATGCCGGGAACCGGGTGGAAATTGTGAATGCGGGCAATTTCAGAGTCGGGAATTTGCACACGCACGATGTACACGTCCTTGACGGACAAGCCGGAATTTTCCTCGACCGAATCTGCCGAAACATAGAAGACCTTTCCTTCCAGGACCGGCGTCGTGCGTCTGTTGAGGGCAGTGAGGCGGATCGCCGCCGTCTGGCCCTCGTGAAGCTGATCGATGGAGGTACGCAATACCTGCGCCTCCAGGATCAGCGGCACATGGGCCGGCAGAATCTCCATGATCGGTTTTCCGGTGGTGATAACACCGCCGGCAGTGTGGTAATAGGAGCGTACGACCGTACCTGTCACAGGCGAGCGGATGACCGTACGCTCCAGGACGCCGGTTGCTTCCCGAGCCTGTTCGCGAACGCTGTCGAGATCGGATTCGGCCGTCTCCAGCGCATCGAGTGCCGCCTGCTTGTTGGAATTGACCGCAATGACTGCCTCCTGGCGGAATTTGGCGATTTCTGCCTCGCTCTCGTTCAGCTCACCATTCAGGCGCGAAATATCGCCCATCGCATCGGCAATGGCGCGCTCTATGGCCAGTAGATCGGTCTTGCGCATATAGCCGACCTTGACGAGTCGCGCCTTGGAGTCCCGCTCGTCCGACAGCAATGACAGCTGCCGCTCGAAGGATTCGCGCTGTCCCTTGTAGCCATCGAAGCGATATTCCAGCGACTTGATGTTCTTCTCGATGAGGTTCAGCTGTTCTTCGAGTTTGACCCGCTTGCTGTGAAAGACCACGTTCTGGCTCTGGATAATCGCATTGACGTCTGGATCGCTGGCCTCTGCCATGACGATCTCGGGAGCCTTGAATTCATTTGTTCCCTGTGCTTCCGCCCTCAACCGCGCCACAACCGCCTCCAGGCGCAGACGCCTCAAGTTCAACATGCGTTCGTTGGTCAGGGCGGCTGTCTGGTCGAGCGTCAGCAGTACGTCGCCTTCCTTGACGGTTGCGCCTTCGCCAACCATCATTTCCTTGATGATGCCGCCTTCAAGGTGCTGGACAACCTTGTTGTTGCCGGTCGCAACGAAACTGCCCTGGGCAATGATTGCAGAGGCAAGCGGCGCGGTTGCGGCCCAATATCCGAAACCGCCAAACGAAGCGAAAAGCACCGTTAGGCCAACGAAGCTGTGCAGACGGATCGACCGCGGCACGTCGCCGTACCACTCGAGCTGCGCTGGGCCGGCCGTTTCCTGTTTCTTCTTTCCCATGGCCGTCACCCTTCGATACGCGGGGGCTGCTGGCCGTTGCGGCCATTGCCCTTTGAGATTGCCTGCAGCACTTCGGTACGTTCGCCGAACATGGCGACCGTGCCGTCCTTGAGGACCATGATCTTGTCCACGCATTGCAGCAGCGCCGGGCGCTGCGTGATCGTGACGGTCGTGATCCCCTGTTTCTTGGCGTGGATCAGCGCCTTTGCCAGAGCGGCTTCGCCCTGCGTGTCAAGGTTGGAATTGGGTTCGTCGAGGACGACGAATTTGGGGTCGCCGAAGAAGGCGCGGGCCAGTGCGATGCGCTGCTTCTGGCCGCCCGAAAGCGGCGCGCCGTCGGCGGCGACGACGGTTTCGTAACCCTGCGGGAAACCGGCGATCAGCTCGTGCACGTCGGCCAGGACAGCTGCCTCGTAGATCTGCCGGTCTTCGACGTCGTCACGCATCCGGCAGATATTTGCCTTGATCGTCCCAGGAAACAGCTGCACATCCTGCGGCAGGTAGCCGATGCTTTCGCCGAACTGCCGCTGGTCCCAGTTGCGCAAATCCATGAGGTCGAGGCGGACATTGCCCGAGGTCGGCAGGATTGAGCCTACCAGCATCTTTCCGAGCGTCGTCTTGCCGGAACCGGAATTGCCGATGATTGCCAGCGATTCACCCTTCTTCAGCGAGAAGGAGATGCCGTTCAGGATCACCTTCTTCTGAGGTGGAGGGACGAAGAGGACTCGCTCAACGTCCAGCCGCCCTTCCGGATTGGGAAGTCGCAGGCGCGGGAAGTTGAGCGGCGAGGTGAGCAGCAGGTTCTTGATGCGGCCATAGGCGGCGGCGGAGCGGTTGAACTGATGCCAGCCTTCGATTGCCCCTTCGATCGGCGCCAGCGCGCGACCGGAAATGATCGAAGCTGCGATGACCATGCCGCCGGTCAGTTCGCCCGATAGCGACAGATGGGCGCCCCAGCCAAGAAGCCCAACCTGCGTGATCATGCGGCAAGCCTTGGAAACGCCGGTGAAGACGATGTTGCGGTCCTGCGCCTGCACATGGGATTTCAGCGAGCCGGCCGTTTCCCGGCCCCACATCTTCACTGCCTCCGGAATCATGGCGAGCGCATTGATGATCTGCGAATTGCGCGACATGGAATCGAGATGAAAGTTCGCGCGGCTGAGATAGCTGTTGGATTCGGCGAACTGCTTGGCCGTAAGCTTCTGGTTCAGGAAGGCGATCAGGAACAGGACCGCGCAGCAGACCATGATGATGATGCCGAGATGCGGA
This genomic window contains:
- a CDS encoding type I secretion system permease/ATPase, with translation MNQISKQIFANGSALDLRGDKPSPTAADPQDFMTQACVSAIDDAVDHLRQLTHTAPSHPDEAGTVAEEKVNEVQAMPIVRSERQLSGHDVPAVDTVEPEIKPQSGEELRTMPDIEARRAPGDADEMKAKPDIPFAKTIDGNTGPLKENERRPRTGDGGGGGKEPDLGGGGGGGGGGNSGFHKRSEPVNFALSLARGIAVIRRNLAIVMVFTVAINVLLLAIPLYLFQISDRVLTSRSIDTLVMLSIVVVGAVLIQAFLDSVRRFILMRTAVELEVQLGAPILSAAARASLHGSGKDYQILQDLQLLRSFLTSGTLIAFLDAPLMPLFVIVVYLVHPHLGIIIMVCCAVLFLIAFLNQKLTAKQFAESNSYLSRANFHLDSMSRNSQIINALAMIPEAVKMWGRETAGSLKSHVQAQDRNIVFTGVSKACRMITQVGLLGWGAHLSLSGELTGGMVIAASIISGRALAPIEGAIEGWHQFNRSAAAYGRIKNLLLTSPLNFPRLRLPNPEGRLDVERVLFVPPPQKKVILNGISFSLKKGESLAIIGNSGSGKTTLGKMLVGSILPTSGNVRLDLMDLRNWDQRQFGESIGYLPQDVQLFPGTIKANICRMRDDVEDRQIYEAAVLADVHELIAGFPQGYETVVAADGAPLSGGQKQRIALARAFFGDPKFVVLDEPNSNLDTQGEAALAKALIHAKKQGITTVTITQRPALLQCVDKIMVLKDGTVAMFGERTEVLQAISKGNGRNGQQPPRIEG